The Austwickia sp. genome includes a region encoding these proteins:
- a CDS encoding 3-hydroxybutyryl-CoA dehydrogenase, with product MGENKLAVVGGGLMGSGIAEVAARRGITTVVTDISDAAAAAAKGRVEKSMGRSIAKGKLAQEDADAAMQLLTFSGSVDAAADADIVIEAATENAEAKDALFRKLGEIVQRQDAILASNTSSLQIIRLGTAAGRPEWTVGLHFFSPVPLMKLVEVIPSLATVPEAKDRAFAFVSEGLGKEVIEAPDRPGFVVNVLLVPYMMSAIRLLEGGHATAADIDKGMRLGCGHPMGPLELIDNIGLDTVRGATLGMFNEFKDPMYAPPPLLNRLVDAGFLGKKTGRGFYDYSS from the coding sequence ATGGGCGAGAACAAGCTGGCGGTGGTCGGCGGCGGGCTGATGGGTTCGGGCATCGCGGAGGTCGCGGCGCGCCGCGGCATCACCACCGTGGTCACCGACATCTCCGACGCGGCGGCCGCGGCGGCGAAAGGGCGCGTCGAGAAGTCGATGGGCCGTTCGATCGCCAAGGGCAAGCTGGCCCAGGAGGACGCCGACGCGGCGATGCAGCTGCTGACCTTCTCGGGGTCCGTCGACGCGGCCGCAGACGCCGACATCGTCATCGAGGCCGCCACCGAGAACGCCGAGGCCAAGGACGCGCTCTTCCGCAAGCTCGGCGAGATCGTCCAGCGCCAGGACGCGATCCTCGCCTCGAATACCAGCTCCCTGCAGATCATTCGGCTGGGCACGGCGGCCGGGCGGCCCGAGTGGACCGTGGGTCTGCACTTCTTCTCGCCGGTGCCGTTGATGAAGCTGGTCGAGGTCATCCCGTCGCTGGCGACGGTGCCGGAAGCCAAGGATCGGGCGTTCGCGTTCGTCAGCGAGGGCCTCGGCAAGGAGGTCATCGAGGCGCCGGATCGGCCGGGGTTCGTCGTGAACGTCCTGTTGGTGCCGTACATGATGAGCGCCATCCGACTGCTCGAGGGCGGCCACGCCACCGCGGCGGACATCGACAAGGGCATGCGGCTCGGGTGTGGCCACCCGATGGGACCGCTGGAGCTCATCGACAACATCGGGCTCGACACGGTCCGCGGGGCGACGCTGGGGATGTTCAACGAGTTCAAGGACCCGATGTACGCCCCGCCGCCGCTGCTCAACCGCCTCGTCGACGCCGGCTTCCTGGGCAAGAAGACGGGCCGCGGGTTCTACGACTACAGCTCCTGA
- the ligD gene encoding non-homologous end-joining DNA ligase, whose protein sequence is MDRVDELPVIAPMLAVAGSAADLGAPERWAYEVKWDGYRAVAAVVGDQDGTPGAARFRSRAGNDLTAAYPELRELPSLLAGHAAVLDGEVVALDADGRSNFGRLQNRGDPGAGIRAHYMVFDVLHLDGVSLLAEPYPRRRELLQALLPEGGHVHVPTTFGSDLGVALDVSRSLRLEGIIAKRLDSPYLPGRRARSWLKIKHVRTQEVVVVGWTAGTGRRAGTLGALLLGLPVAGAGPDGPPGAPRQWRYVGKVGTGFTDRALEEIRAELAPLERATPVVPDVPRVDARGARWVEPVRVGEVTYGEWTETGRLRHPAWRGWRPDKTPYDVRRELSAS, encoded by the coding sequence ATGGACCGTGTCGATGAGCTGCCCGTGATCGCGCCGATGCTGGCCGTGGCCGGGTCCGCGGCGGATCTCGGGGCGCCGGAGCGATGGGCGTACGAGGTGAAGTGGGACGGCTACCGGGCCGTCGCGGCGGTCGTGGGCGATCAGGACGGTACGCCGGGGGCGGCGCGGTTTCGCAGCCGAGCCGGGAACGATCTGACGGCGGCGTACCCCGAACTCCGCGAACTGCCGAGCCTCCTCGCGGGGCACGCGGCGGTCCTCGACGGCGAAGTCGTCGCGCTCGACGCCGACGGCCGCTCCAACTTCGGCCGGCTGCAGAACCGCGGCGACCCCGGCGCCGGCATCCGGGCGCATTACATGGTCTTCGACGTGCTCCACCTCGACGGGGTGTCGCTGCTCGCGGAGCCCTACCCGCGACGCCGCGAACTCCTGCAAGCACTGCTCCCCGAGGGCGGCCACGTGCACGTGCCGACGACGTTCGGCAGTGACCTCGGCGTGGCGCTCGACGTGAGCCGGTCGCTGCGGCTGGAGGGGATCATCGCGAAACGACTCGACAGTCCCTACCTCCCCGGGCGTCGCGCACGCAGTTGGCTGAAGATCAAGCACGTCCGGACGCAGGAGGTGGTGGTCGTCGGCTGGACGGCGGGGACCGGGCGGCGGGCGGGCACGCTCGGGGCGCTGCTGTTGGGGCTGCCGGTTGCCGGAGCCGGGCCGGATGGGCCCCCCGGAGCGCCGCGGCAGTGGCGGTATGTCGGGAAGGTCGGCACCGGGTTCACGGACCGCGCGCTGGAGGAGATCCGCGCCGAGCTCGCGCCGCTGGAGCGCGCCACCCCCGTCGTACCGGACGTCCCCCGCGTCGACGCGCGCGGGGCACGCTGGGTGGAGCCGGTGCGGGTGGGCGAGGTGACGTACGGCGAGTGGACCGAGACCGGCCGGCTGCGGCACCCCGCCTGGCGCGGGTGGCGGCCGGACAAGACGCCGTACGACGTGCGCCGGGAACTCTCCGCCTCGTGA
- a CDS encoding GNAT family N-acetyltransferase, which produces MSHRVADPAGVSGGRGGRGLAPRWEADILLADGQPARLRPLRPADEAALDGFWAALSGRSQYFRFFSPRPTLSAIDKEMFLHADHAERRVVLGVFRGAELVAIGDFTRTQPTEAEVAFVVRDELHGYGVGGLLLEHLAQIARELGVAMLHAEVLPENDRMMASFRAAGYAMRTTMTGDSVQFAFPVEPTDTSMAVMAAREHRAEARSMGRIFEARSVAVVGGSARRTSTGRRLLRNVLDGEFEGRLYLVNPTIDAAFGIPAYGSVLDLPEPVDLAVIAVRAELVPGVVADCAAKKVHAVLVVSIGYAEAGSQGRRRQAELLEQCRSAGMRLIGPCALGIINPAGTSLNASMCDVQPRPGPVGFFCQSGPLSLTSLRMLVDRGLGVSSFVSAGNRADVSGNDLLQYWDEDEQTEVILSYLESLGNAEKFSRIARRVSRRKPIVVLTSGRGGFSLGLRSELAAHGALAESPMGSADALAAAGAAAASSAAASAAVVDAMFRQAGVVRVDHIEHLFDVAQLLVRQPLPQGNRLAIVGDSPELTIIAADVAIRAGFQTRATWLGLAALSASTYEQRLRAAMSDDDIDAVLAVFVPAPAETEVRLDDIRAAIGRLGDHPRKPLVAVISGNGECTGDVNRGPARPGAVPEQPPHRGTVPTYPGPERAILALSKAQQYAAWRRAADATLPILPGIDPPGAAALVSGALADHPDGRALSDEEVIALLGHYGVPILPYRRVSQLEEAVDAAEALGWDVAVKVTDFSLGDASDQRVWARIRDENELAVAWRQLTQTFGDAARHCVVLQSMGRAGLHLSMRACEDRQLGPVVSFRLAGVAARILHDASYRLTPLSRHDVAAMVREVKLAPMLTGEAGFPARDVPAVEDLVIRIAQLKENQPDIDRIDVEFLVHDRGVSVLGARVWVRRHPPRPDLYARRLGSAPDGI; this is translated from the coding sequence ATGAGTCATCGGGTGGCCGACCCGGCGGGGGTTTCGGGCGGTCGAGGGGGCCGAGGGTTAGCTCCCCGCTGGGAGGCCGACATCCTCCTCGCCGACGGGCAGCCGGCGCGGCTGCGTCCGCTCCGCCCCGCCGATGAGGCCGCGCTGGACGGGTTCTGGGCGGCGCTGTCGGGTCGCAGTCAGTACTTCCGGTTCTTCTCCCCGCGACCCACCCTCAGCGCGATCGACAAGGAGATGTTCCTCCACGCCGATCACGCGGAACGCCGCGTGGTCCTCGGAGTCTTCCGTGGCGCGGAGCTGGTCGCGATCGGCGACTTCACCCGGACCCAGCCCACCGAGGCGGAGGTGGCCTTCGTCGTCCGCGACGAACTGCACGGGTACGGCGTGGGCGGCTTGCTCCTGGAGCATCTGGCCCAGATCGCCCGCGAACTCGGGGTCGCGATGCTGCACGCGGAGGTGCTTCCCGAGAACGACCGGATGATGGCCTCCTTCCGGGCCGCCGGCTACGCGATGCGCACCACGATGACCGGGGACTCGGTGCAGTTCGCCTTCCCCGTCGAGCCCACCGACACCTCGATGGCCGTCATGGCGGCTCGGGAGCATCGGGCCGAGGCGCGCTCCATGGGCCGCATCTTCGAGGCGCGCAGCGTCGCCGTGGTCGGCGGCAGCGCACGCCGTACGTCGACCGGGCGCCGACTCCTGCGCAACGTGCTCGACGGGGAGTTCGAGGGCCGGCTCTACCTGGTCAACCCGACGATCGACGCGGCGTTCGGGATCCCGGCGTACGGCTCGGTGCTCGACCTGCCGGAGCCCGTCGACCTGGCGGTCATCGCGGTGCGGGCCGAGCTCGTGCCGGGCGTCGTCGCGGACTGCGCCGCCAAGAAGGTGCACGCGGTGCTGGTCGTCTCGATCGGCTACGCGGAGGCGGGCAGCCAGGGCAGGCGCCGGCAGGCCGAGCTGCTGGAGCAGTGCCGATCGGCCGGGATGCGCCTGATCGGGCCCTGTGCGCTCGGGATCATCAACCCCGCGGGCACCTCGCTGAACGCCTCGATGTGTGACGTCCAGCCCCGCCCCGGTCCGGTCGGGTTCTTCTGCCAGTCGGGGCCCCTCAGCCTCACCTCGCTGCGGATGCTCGTCGACCGGGGTCTGGGGGTCTCCAGTTTCGTCTCCGCGGGCAACCGGGCGGACGTGTCCGGTAACGACCTGCTCCAGTACTGGGACGAGGACGAGCAGACCGAGGTCATCCTGAGCTACCTCGAGTCCCTCGGCAACGCGGAGAAGTTCTCGCGGATCGCCCGGCGGGTGAGCCGGCGCAAGCCCATCGTGGTGCTCACCTCGGGGCGCGGCGGGTTCTCGCTCGGCCTGCGCTCCGAGCTCGCGGCCCACGGCGCCCTCGCGGAGAGCCCCATGGGATCGGCGGACGCCCTCGCCGCCGCCGGCGCCGCCGCCGCGTCGAGCGCCGCCGCATCCGCAGCCGTGGTCGACGCGATGTTCCGCCAGGCCGGGGTCGTCCGGGTCGACCACATCGAGCATCTTTTCGACGTCGCTCAGCTGTTGGTGCGCCAGCCGTTGCCGCAGGGCAACCGACTGGCGATCGTGGGCGATTCCCCCGAGCTGACGATCATCGCCGCCGACGTCGCGATCCGGGCCGGCTTCCAGACCCGCGCCACCTGGCTCGGGCTGGCGGCGCTGTCGGCCTCGACGTACGAGCAGCGCCTCCGCGCCGCCATGAGCGACGACGACATCGACGCGGTGCTGGCGGTCTTCGTCCCGGCGCCCGCGGAGACCGAGGTGCGGCTCGACGACATCCGGGCGGCGATCGGGCGCCTCGGCGACCATCCGCGCAAACCGCTCGTCGCGGTGATCTCCGGCAACGGCGAATGCACGGGTGACGTGAACCGAGGGCCCGCCCGCCCAGGCGCCGTGCCCGAGCAGCCGCCGCATCGGGGAACGGTGCCGACCTACCCCGGGCCCGAGCGGGCCATCCTCGCGCTGAGCAAGGCGCAACAGTACGCCGCGTGGCGTCGGGCGGCCGACGCGACTCTGCCGATCCTGCCCGGGATCGACCCTCCCGGCGCGGCCGCCCTGGTCAGCGGGGCGCTAGCGGACCACCCCGACGGTCGGGCCCTGTCGGACGAGGAGGTCATCGCGCTCCTCGGCCACTACGGCGTACCGATCCTGCCCTACCGCCGCGTGAGCCAGCTCGAGGAGGCCGTCGACGCCGCGGAGGCGTTGGGCTGGGACGTCGCCGTGAAGGTGACGGACTTCTCGCTGGGTGACGCCTCCGACCAGCGCGTCTGGGCCCGGATCCGGGACGAGAACGAACTCGCGGTGGCCTGGCGGCAGCTCACCCAGACGTTCGGCGACGCGGCGCGGCACTGCGTGGTGCTGCAGAGTATGGGCCGGGCCGGGCTGCACCTGTCCATGCGGGCTTGCGAGGACCGCCAGCTCGGACCCGTGGTCTCGTTCCGGCTTGCGGGGGTCGCCGCGCGGATCCTGCACGATGCCAGCTATCGGCTCACCCCCCTGTCGCGCCACGATGTCGCCGCGATGGTCCGGGAGGTAAAGCTCGCGCCCATGCTCACCGGTGAGGCGGGCTTCCCGGCCCGGGATGTGCCCGCCGTGGAGGACCTCGTCATCCGCATCGCCCAGCTCAAGGAGAACCAGCCGGACATCGACCGGATCGACGTCGAGTTCCTCGTCCACGACCGTGGGGTCTCGGTGCTCGGGGCTCGCGTCTGGGTACGGCGCCACCCGCCCCGACCCGACCTCTACGCCCGCCGGCTCGGCTCCGCACCCGACGGGATCTGA
- a CDS encoding permease, with product MPMTHYMGLLSVFQPWNLLIFMAIPVILAETLAITELALLFGAAPPWVARLSRAAGLLVGPVLLGIGVHLLRYAVLPLTLSGGWRGAADIIAVLAYVAGAVPMIGITLVEVGLLGSDERTARRLHVIFVGVFLVVAHVAMIVGMLDPGVLGWQNGPAAPAQPMPGMHH from the coding sequence ATGCCCATGACGCACTACATGGGTCTGCTGTCGGTGTTCCAGCCCTGGAACCTGCTCATCTTCATGGCCATTCCGGTCATCCTGGCCGAGACCTTGGCCATCACGGAGCTGGCACTGTTGTTCGGGGCCGCCCCGCCCTGGGTCGCGCGGCTCAGTCGCGCCGCGGGCCTGCTCGTCGGGCCGGTGTTGCTGGGGATCGGGGTGCACCTGCTGCGGTACGCCGTGCTGCCGCTCACCCTCTCCGGGGGGTGGCGCGGCGCGGCCGACATCATCGCGGTGCTGGCCTACGTCGCCGGGGCCGTCCCCATGATCGGCATCACCCTGGTGGAGGTGGGCCTACTCGGCTCCGACGAACGAACGGCGCGCCGCCTGCACGTGATCTTCGTCGGGGTCTTCCTCGTGGTCGCGCACGTGGCCATGATCGTGGGGATGCTCGACCCCGGCGTCCTGGGCTGGCAGAACGGTCCGGCTGCACCGGCGCAGCCCATGCCCGGGATGCACCACTAG
- a CDS encoding HAMP domain-containing protein — MSAPDASAARRTDGRPQVTLAARLLAGQAVTITATAVTIVLTALVMGPPIFDDHLRRAGHGDQPLVVLHAAEAFRSAGLISLLVGLVMAGAGALGLGLFVSRRIAAPLRDCARAAARVAAGDYSAAVAVAHPTAEVAVVQRSLNDMAAQLARTEAVRARMLADLAHELRTPIASLRALLEAIEDGVSRPDGPTLAALRRQTDRLEQLARDVAEVSAAEQGHLNLRPTAMDVASWLDGVAVAARERARGTGVRLVLELAPGLATLHGDPSRLTQALDNLLANAVRHTPAGGQVVLRATRGSAGLRLEVVDTGDGLAAEQLPHVFDRFYRTDAARDRDHGGVGIGLTISRAIVRAHGGDVTASSAGLGRGATFAVSLPALPP, encoded by the coding sequence GTGAGTGCCCCCGACGCCTCCGCGGCCCGGCGCACCGACGGGCGGCCGCAGGTCACCCTCGCCGCTCGGCTCTTGGCCGGCCAGGCCGTCACCATCACGGCGACGGCGGTGACGATAGTGCTCACCGCTCTCGTCATGGGTCCGCCGATCTTCGACGATCACCTGCGCCGGGCCGGCCACGGAGACCAGCCCCTGGTGGTGCTGCACGCTGCCGAGGCCTTCCGCTCGGCCGGGCTTATCTCGTTGCTGGTGGGGCTGGTCATGGCGGGGGCGGGAGCGCTCGGTCTGGGGCTGTTCGTCTCGCGTCGGATCGCCGCGCCCTTGCGGGACTGCGCGCGGGCGGCCGCGCGCGTGGCCGCCGGCGACTACTCGGCCGCCGTCGCCGTGGCGCATCCCACCGCCGAGGTGGCCGTCGTGCAGCGAAGCCTGAACGACATGGCAGCGCAGCTCGCGCGCACGGAGGCGGTCCGAGCCCGGATGCTCGCGGACCTGGCGCACGAACTGCGCACCCCCATCGCCTCGCTGCGGGCGTTGCTGGAGGCCATCGAGGACGGGGTGTCGCGCCCCGACGGGCCGACCCTGGCCGCGTTGCGCCGGCAGACCGACCGCCTGGAGCAGCTCGCCCGGGACGTCGCCGAGGTGTCGGCCGCCGAACAGGGCCATCTGAACCTGCGGCCGACCGCCATGGACGTGGCCAGCTGGCTCGACGGCGTGGCGGTCGCCGCGCGAGAACGGGCCCGCGGCACCGGCGTACGCCTCGTTCTCGAGCTCGCTCCGGGGCTTGCCACCCTCCACGGCGATCCGTCTCGACTGACCCAGGCCCTCGACAATCTCCTGGCCAACGCGGTGCGGCACACGCCCGCGGGGGGTCAGGTGGTGCTGCGCGCGACGCGGGGCAGCGCGGGTCTGCGGCTCGAGGTGGTCGACACCGGGGACGGCCTGGCCGCCGAGCAGCTGCCCCACGTCTTCGACCGGTTCTACCGCACCGACGCCGCGCGCGACCGGGACCACGGCGGCGTGGGGATCGGCCTCACCATCAGCCGCGCCATCGTCCGCGCGCACGGCGGGGACGTCACGGCCTCGTCCGCCGGCCTCGGCCGGGGTGCGACGTTCGCGGTGTCCCTGCCGGCGCTGCCGCCCTGA
- a CDS encoding response regulator transcription factor has protein sequence MTVPTPSPARVLVVDDEPVLAGTVAAYLDRAGFVTRTVADGPAAVRGAREFAPDVVVLDLGLPGLDGVEVCRQIRTFSDCYVLMLTARDGELDTLVGLSVGADDYVTKPFSPRELVARVQVLLRRPRRESAGADEQPIRRFGALCIDPAARRVEVDGRPVELTRTEFDVLAILSARPRLAFDRRRLVAEVWGPEWVGDEHLVDVHVGHIRRKLGDDPARPRYIVTVRGVGYRMGSAS, from the coding sequence ATGACCGTCCCCACGCCCTCCCCGGCCCGGGTGCTCGTCGTCGACGACGAACCGGTCCTCGCCGGCACCGTCGCGGCCTACCTCGACCGGGCCGGATTCGTCACACGGACCGTGGCCGACGGGCCGGCGGCCGTGCGCGGCGCCCGCGAGTTCGCCCCGGATGTGGTCGTCCTCGACCTGGGCCTGCCGGGCCTCGACGGGGTCGAGGTGTGCCGCCAGATCCGCACCTTCAGCGACTGCTACGTGTTGATGCTCACGGCCCGCGACGGCGAGCTCGACACGTTGGTGGGGCTGTCCGTGGGCGCAGACGACTACGTCACCAAGCCGTTCAGCCCGCGGGAGCTGGTCGCCCGTGTGCAGGTGCTGCTGCGCCGCCCGCGGCGCGAATCCGCCGGTGCGGACGAGCAACCAATCCGGCGGTTCGGGGCGCTGTGCATCGACCCGGCTGCCCGCCGCGTCGAGGTGGACGGCCGGCCCGTCGAGCTGACCCGCACCGAGTTCGACGTGCTCGCCATATTGTCGGCCCGGCCGCGACTGGCCTTCGATCGTCGCCGGCTCGTGGCGGAGGTCTGGGGCCCAGAGTGGGTCGGCGACGAGCACCTCGTGGACGTTCATGTCGGCCACATCCGCCGCAAGCTCGGCGATGACCCCGCGCGCCCGCGGTACATCGTGACGGTCCGCGGGGTGGGCTACCGCATGGGGTCCGCGTCGTGA